A genomic stretch from Bacillus sp. N1-1 includes:
- a CDS encoding ABC transporter ATP-binding protein: protein MDILQIENLSKVYGKGETAVKALDNVSFSVSKGEFVVIIGPSGSGKSTLLHLLGGVDRPTSGNVLVDNTNIYQLDETQLAIFRRRQIGLIYQFYNLIPILTVEENITLPMLLDEHKVDQKQLENIVGTLGLQNRLGHLPNQLSGGQQQRVSIGRALISNPSIMLADEPTGNLDSQNSSEIMELLKMFNKNYNQTLIVITHDERIALQADRVISIEDGRIAKDEVIRP, encoded by the coding sequence ATGGATATTTTACAAATAGAAAATCTGTCTAAAGTGTATGGCAAAGGGGAAACGGCCGTGAAGGCACTTGATAACGTCTCGTTTTCAGTTAGTAAGGGAGAATTTGTGGTGATCATTGGGCCGTCTGGTTCAGGGAAGTCAACCTTGCTTCACCTACTCGGTGGCGTGGATCGACCGACGAGCGGCAACGTTCTCGTGGATAATACAAACATCTATCAACTCGATGAAACGCAGCTTGCCATTTTTCGAAGAAGGCAAATCGGGTTGATTTATCAGTTCTATAATTTGATTCCCATCTTAACTGTGGAAGAGAATATCACTCTTCCGATGCTACTGGATGAACATAAAGTTGATCAGAAGCAGCTTGAGAATATCGTCGGCACGTTAGGGTTACAAAATCGACTGGGGCATTTGCCGAACCAATTATCAGGTGGTCAGCAACAGCGTGTGTCAATTGGGAGGGCACTCATTAGTAATCCTTCCATTATGCTTGCCGATGAACCGACTGGAAATCTGGATAGTCAAAATAGCAGTGAGATCATGGAGCTGCTGAAAATGTTTAATAAAAATTACAACCAAACGCTGATTGTCATTACGCATGATGAACGCATCGCTTTACAAGCGGATCGCGTCATTTCGATCGAAGACGGGAGGATTGCCAAAGACGAGGTGATTCGTCCATGA
- a CDS encoding HAMP domain-containing sensor histidine kinase: MLRNREIHLLFLAIGGIILVSTGLAVFMLSYQAALLTLITSIALVSCFVFFTRWRYREIERLSGYLRQISSGDYTLDVRNNYEGELSILKNDIYKVTMMLSEHRSLLQEDKVKLTNAISDISHQLKTPLTSMLVMVDLVSDPNLDEEKRVEFTTNIRIQLERIEWLVSSLLKLSKIDAGTIAFKKESISPRQVIQKAVESILIPVDIKQQNLTISGDDTATFVGDFNWTSEALLNILKNCVEHTDEGGTISLSYSDNPLYTEIIISDNGNGIPKEDLPYIFKRFYRGKNAGDDSVGIGLAMAYSIITSQNGDIEVTSEQGTGTEFKIKFYKQVV, encoded by the coding sequence TTGTTGCGTAATCGTGAAATACACCTTCTTTTTCTCGCTATTGGGGGAATCATTCTTGTTTCAACGGGGCTCGCTGTGTTCATGCTTTCTTACCAAGCGGCACTCTTAACACTGATCACCTCGATCGCGCTCGTTAGTTGTTTTGTGTTTTTTACAAGATGGCGGTACCGTGAAATCGAGCGGCTTTCTGGTTATTTAAGACAGATTAGTAGTGGGGATTATACGTTAGATGTGAGAAATAACTATGAGGGTGAGCTCAGTATTTTAAAGAATGATATTTATAAAGTTACGATGATGCTTTCAGAGCACCGTTCCCTTTTACAAGAAGACAAAGTGAAATTAACCAACGCGATTTCAGATATTTCCCACCAGCTCAAAACCCCGTTAACTTCGATGCTGGTGATGGTGGATTTAGTGAGTGATCCGAATTTAGATGAAGAGAAACGCGTTGAATTCACGACAAACATTCGCATTCAATTAGAAAGGATCGAATGGCTAGTCTCTTCTTTATTGAAATTATCGAAAATAGATGCTGGAACGATTGCCTTTAAAAAAGAGAGCATTTCCCCTCGGCAGGTGATTCAAAAAGCAGTAGAATCCATTCTCATTCCAGTCGATATTAAACAACAAAACTTAACCATATCGGGTGATGACACTGCCACATTTGTCGGAGATTTCAACTGGACTTCGGAGGCGCTTTTAAACATATTAAAAAACTGCGTAGAGCATACCGATGAAGGTGGAACGATTTCACTCTCGTATTCCGACAATCCGTTGTATACCGAAATCATCATTTCAGACAATGGAAATGGCATTCCGAAAGAAGATCTGCCTTATATTTTTAAACGATTTTATAGGGGAAAGAATGCGGGAGACGATAGTGTTGGAATCGGTCTTGCGATGGCGTACAGCATTATCACCAGCCAGAATGGGGATATTGAAGTAACGAGTGAACAGGGTACGGGGACCGAATTTAAGATTAAATTTTATAAGCAAGTTGTTTAG
- a CDS encoding response regulator transcription factor, which translates to MKLLMVEDDKTIAMGLDYSLQNDGYETIVCYNAESAREVLMKQLHEIDLCLFDLSLPDGSGYDLCELVKKQSDKPVIFLTAFDDEVNVVMGLDMGADDYIIKPFRIRELLSRIKSVLRRYNKQPQPQSTSIITIEDIRINTLEGKVYKKGEEVLLTALEYRLFLIFANHVGQVLTRNQLLERIWDVAGDFVNDNTLTVYIKRLREKLEDNAQSPKIIKTVRGFGYRVGE; encoded by the coding sequence ATGAAACTATTAATGGTGGAAGATGATAAGACGATTGCAATGGGGCTTGATTATTCCTTGCAAAACGATGGATATGAGACCATTGTCTGCTATAATGCTGAATCGGCCAGGGAAGTACTTATGAAACAGTTGCATGAGATCGATTTATGTTTATTTGATTTATCCTTACCAGATGGTAGTGGGTATGATCTTTGTGAACTTGTGAAGAAACAGAGTGATAAACCAGTTATTTTTCTCACGGCATTTGATGACGAAGTAAATGTGGTTATGGGTCTTGATATGGGAGCAGATGATTACATCATAAAGCCTTTTCGCATTCGTGAATTACTTTCAAGAATTAAATCGGTTTTGCGTCGTTACAATAAACAACCACAGCCACAATCCACTAGCATCATTACGATTGAAGATATCCGAATCAATACGCTAGAAGGCAAGGTTTATAAAAAGGGGGAGGAAGTGCTTCTAACGGCACTCGAGTATAGGCTCTTCCTGATTTTTGCCAATCATGTTGGACAGGTTTTAACGAGAAATCAGCTATTGGAGCGAATCTGGGATGTGGCTGGTGATTTCGTCAACGATAATACGTTAACGGTGTACATCAAACGTCTAAGAGAAAAGCTAGAGGACAACGCACAAAGCCCGAAAATCATCAAAACCGTGCGCGGGTTCGGTTATAGGGTGGGTGAATAG
- a CDS encoding ferritin-like domain-containing protein encodes MSYLYRTLADDIATAINGQYSAIQCYKKLARLAPNETEKNRIKEIRQDEKKHFRAFQQIYTQLTGRQHEPELVEECATDYRIGLDLAFNDEQNTVDFYLNIAEQTQDPYIKETFKRAAADEQNHAVWFLYMLTKRR; translated from the coding sequence ATGTCTTATCTCTACCGAACTCTTGCAGATGATATTGCCACTGCGATTAATGGTCAGTATAGCGCCATTCAATGCTATAAGAAGTTAGCGAGACTAGCACCAAATGAAACAGAAAAGAACCGTATTAAAGAAATTCGACAGGATGAGAAGAAGCATTTCAGAGCTTTTCAACAAATTTATACGCAGCTAACGGGCCGACAGCATGAGCCCGAGCTCGTTGAAGAATGTGCCACTGATTATAGAATAGGTCTCGATCTAGCCTTTAACGATGAGCAAAACACAGTCGACTTCTATCTTAATATCGCTGAACAAACGCAGGACCCGTATATAAAAGAAACGTTCAAAAGAGCAGCAGCGGATGAGCAGAACCATGCGGTATGGTTTTTGTATATGTTAACGAAGAGAAGGTAG
- a CDS encoding DsbA family protein, producing the protein MANYKSKKKNPATKSKQKSKAWMYGLAAAAAVVIVVVMIMTTGSNSGESSEEAMNQPFLGDENAQVEVIEFGDYKCPYCKAFEQSFFPQIDQELVQTGDVKFTFMNYPFINVDSNRSAEFAEVVYQELGNDVFWEFHSLMYEKQTEGTEQQDIYTEDYLFDTLEEITDEEQAEQVLTAFQDGAGEEAVDYDLERARNLNVTGTPALFVNGEPFEGETIDDLKEMVEEAKAE; encoded by the coding sequence ATGGCAAATTATAAAAGTAAAAAGAAGAACCCGGCGACGAAGTCAAAACAAAAGTCGAAAGCGTGGATGTATGGATTAGCGGCTGCGGCGGCTGTTGTTATCGTCGTTGTCATGATCATGACAACTGGATCAAACTCTGGGGAATCAAGTGAAGAAGCGATGAATCAGCCGTTTCTCGGAGACGAAAATGCCCAGGTAGAAGTGATCGAATTTGGTGATTACAAATGTCCTTACTGCAAAGCATTCGAGCAATCCTTCTTCCCACAAATCGATCAGGAGCTAGTCCAAACAGGCGATGTGAAATTTACGTTCATGAACTATCCATTCATTAATGTCGACTCCAATCGTTCAGCAGAGTTTGCAGAAGTCGTGTATCAAGAGCTCGGCAACGACGTTTTCTGGGAGTTTCACAGCTTAATGTATGAAAAGCAAACGGAAGGTACGGAACAGCAGGATATTTATACTGAGGATTACCTCTTCGATACGTTGGAAGAAATCACTGATGAAGAGCAGGCGGAGCAAGTGCTCACGGCGTTCCAGGATGGTGCTGGCGAAGAGGCCGTGGACTATGACCTCGAGCGCGCACGAAACCTGAACGTAACCGGCACCCCAGCACTCTTTGTTAACGGTGAACCATTTGAAGGAGAGACGATTGACGATTTGAAGGAAATGGTGGAGGAAGCGAAGGCGGAATAA
- a CDS encoding DoxX family protein produces the protein MKLSPNAAIVVLRLALGLIFTVHGFDKFAGGIENTVGFFESIGISGGLAYVVATIELVGGLLMIIGLGTRIVAALFIIVMLGAIFTVKSGTGFIGGYELDLALLGMSLALLISGGGTISVDNKLFSKQAERVQG, from the coding sequence ATGAAATTATCACCAAACGCAGCCATAGTCGTCCTTCGTCTCGCTCTTGGACTTATTTTTACCGTTCATGGATTTGATAAGTTTGCAGGAGGAATTGAAAATACCGTTGGCTTTTTTGAAAGCATTGGTATCAGTGGTGGATTAGCCTATGTTGTTGCCACAATCGAACTTGTAGGCGGCCTTCTTATGATCATTGGTCTCGGAACACGCATTGTCGCTGCGCTTTTTATCATCGTGATGCTCGGAGCGATCTTTACTGTAAAAAGCGGAACGGGATTTATTGGAGGTTACGAGCTTGATCTCGCACTTCTCGGTATGTCACTCGCGCTACTCATAAGCGGTGGTGGAACTATTTCTGTCGACAACAAACTTTTTTCAAAACAAGCTGAAAGGGTTCAAGGATAA
- a CDS encoding M56 family metallopeptidase, producing the protein MKIKQTGLVFTLSIFLVAAVIVQMAMYSLHLFSNWNLMFTVLEACHNLFRAIGISSMNIFLEVLILSTLALVVIVLVKQIARYITFSKRLSLLQDELVTKKVIVQYNLHQITVIISEEPIALTYGLKPKIVLSTALVNMLTEEELRAVMCHEQFHQQHRDPLKKFLITLLVTALWYVPILKWVSKHYQTLREIEADKFAIQQTNNMLDLSSALLKLLKNEHRQRHAFAVSFADTSVNDRIQHILSPEKEVHATLPVGTILYSISIVLGLTVMFTVATP; encoded by the coding sequence ATGAAAATCAAACAGACAGGGCTTGTTTTCACGCTGTCTATTTTTCTCGTCGCAGCTGTGATCGTGCAAATGGCGATGTACAGTCTGCATCTTTTCTCAAACTGGAATCTGATGTTTACCGTTCTTGAAGCTTGTCATAACTTGTTTCGCGCAATCGGAATATCATCAATGAATATTTTTTTAGAAGTGCTGATTCTCTCAACGTTAGCGCTTGTCGTGATCGTACTCGTGAAGCAGATCGCACGGTACATCACTTTTTCAAAACGATTGTCGCTTCTACAGGACGAACTGGTTACCAAGAAAGTGATCGTTCAGTATAATCTGCACCAAATCACCGTTATCATTAGCGAAGAACCGATCGCGCTTACATATGGGCTAAAACCGAAGATCGTTCTTTCGACTGCGCTTGTGAACATGCTTACTGAAGAAGAGCTTCGTGCCGTCATGTGTCATGAACAATTTCATCAACAGCATCGCGACCCGTTAAAAAAGTTTCTCATCACGCTTCTAGTGACCGCGCTCTGGTATGTTCCGATCCTAAAATGGGTATCGAAACACTATCAAACGTTAAGGGAAATCGAGGCGGACAAATTTGCGATACAGCAAACAAACAATATGCTCGACCTTAGTAGCGCATTATTGAAATTATTGAAAAACGAGCACAGACAGCGACACGCATTTGCTGTTTCGTTCGCAGATACGTCTGTGAATGACCGCATTCAGCACATTCTTTCACCCGAAAAAGAAGTACATGCTACGCTGCCTGTGGGAACCATACTTTATTCGATCTCTATCGTCTTAGGGTTAACCGTCATGTTTACCGTGGCGACACCCTAA
- a CDS encoding BlaI/MecI/CopY family transcriptional regulator — MKIQQFKTNETGLNRFFGSLEAKIMDILWNSPEMTIKDVKQKLDQEKSTNFNTVMTVMNRLVDKGVLAKRTEKRTSMFKPIFSKEEFLQTQSKELTQDLMDEFGPLAVNHMLDALDEADPILIEKLEQKIKQLKEK, encoded by the coding sequence ATGAAAATTCAGCAGTTCAAGACAAATGAGACGGGATTGAATCGCTTCTTTGGTTCGCTTGAAGCGAAGATTATGGACATTCTCTGGAATAGTCCGGAGATGACGATTAAAGATGTGAAGCAAAAGCTTGATCAGGAAAAGAGTACGAACTTTAACACGGTGATGACGGTGATGAATCGTCTCGTCGATAAAGGCGTACTTGCGAAGAGAACTGAGAAGCGAACGTCGATGTTCAAACCGATTTTCTCAAAAGAAGAGTTTTTACAAACGCAGTCGAAAGAGTTAACGCAGGATTTGATGGATGAATTCGGTCCGCTAGCGGTTAATCATATGCTTGATGCGCTTGATGAAGCAGATCCTATTCTTATCGAAAAGCTTGAGCAAAAAATCAAGCAGCTAAAGGAGAAGTAA
- the sat gene encoding sulfate adenylyltransferase, translating to MNEQERRLFMIEPHGGHLVNRIPCEEDRLVLLEKAAIFPAITLTPWNLSDLYLIATGAFSPLTGFMNRTDYQHVLTKMRLANGTIWSLPITLSVSDEMREQISFSPTVCLKGNDGEIYGLMEVEDIYETNKPEEALSVYGTNDPAHPGVQKTYEQPAFNLGGPITLLQHPKALRELFHTPAELRELFQQRGWQTIVGFQTRNPIHRAHEYLQKTALETVDGLLIHPLVGETKKDDISADIRMKSYRTLLENYYPADRVILSVFPAAMRYAGPREAVFHSLVRKNFGCTHFIVGRDHAGVGDFYDTFAAQTIFNQFAKDEIGIEIMAFEHAFYCEKCGSMATSKTCPHDSECHIHLSGTKVREMLTNGQRPPKEFSRPEVIDILINEVQ from the coding sequence ATGAACGAGCAAGAAAGGAGATTATTTATGATCGAACCACATGGCGGTCACCTGGTGAACCGCATTCCGTGTGAAGAAGATCGCCTGGTGCTGCTTGAGAAAGCCGCAATATTTCCAGCGATTACGTTAACACCATGGAATTTATCTGATTTGTATCTGATCGCAACCGGAGCCTTCAGTCCGTTAACGGGCTTTATGAACCGAACTGATTACCAGCACGTCCTAACGAAAATGCGGCTCGCAAATGGGACAATCTGGAGCTTGCCCATTACACTTTCCGTTTCTGATGAAATGCGAGAACAAATATCTTTTAGCCCTACTGTTTGTTTAAAGGGGAATGACGGCGAAATCTACGGACTTATGGAAGTAGAAGATATCTATGAAACCAACAAACCTGAAGAAGCGCTATCGGTTTATGGAACGAACGATCCAGCTCATCCTGGTGTACAAAAAACGTACGAGCAGCCGGCTTTTAACCTTGGAGGACCGATCACCCTCCTTCAACATCCAAAGGCACTTCGGGAACTTTTTCACACTCCAGCTGAACTGAGGGAATTATTTCAACAACGTGGCTGGCAAACGATTGTAGGTTTTCAAACGCGCAATCCGATTCATCGCGCTCATGAGTATCTTCAAAAGACGGCACTTGAAACAGTTGATGGCCTTCTGATCCATCCGCTCGTTGGTGAAACAAAAAAAGATGACATTTCAGCGGACATTCGCATGAAAAGCTATCGTACTCTTTTAGAAAACTACTATCCGGCCGACCGCGTTATTCTCTCCGTCTTTCCAGCCGCCATGAGGTATGCCGGCCCGCGTGAAGCCGTTTTTCATAGTCTTGTTCGGAAAAACTTTGGCTGTACCCATTTCATCGTTGGAAGAGACCATGCAGGCGTTGGTGACTTTTACGATACGTTCGCAGCTCAGACAATTTTTAACCAATTTGCAAAAGATGAAATCGGTATTGAGATCATGGCCTTCGAACATGCTTTTTATTGTGAAAAATGTGGAAGTATGGCAACTTCCAAAACGTGTCCACACGACAGTGAATGTCACATTCACCTGAGCGGTACAAAAGTTCGAGAGATGTTGACCAATGGGCAGCGTCCACCAAAGGAATTTTCTCGACCTGAAGTGATCGACATTTTGATTAACGAGGTGCAATAG
- a CDS encoding SLC13 family permease, translating into MIAMLIGLFFELGRPEVILTSVLVLFLFTGIITPEEATVGFSNEGMLTIALLFIIAGSIQKSGIVDRTFLRLLKGSYSPKKRLAKLLFPISMISAFVNNTPIVIASTPMVKKWCMENGVSPSKFLIPLSYATILGGTITLIGTSTNLVVHGLLVENGYAGFSFFQLSAIGIPITLLGLLYLVLFSHHLLPGRRISNLSEPVLKEYTGEALITVQFPYLNLTVKEAQLRSLKGLFLVSILRNEHAIAPVSGNTILKEGDRLVFSGDISTITDIQRMKGLELQESTGSSFPDHHRLVEGIVTHHSSHLFKKVKDTNFRSLHQAAVIAVHRHNQRLQTKIGDIVLKPGDVLLMVTGEQFDKRNDFYAITPIDHKLVSNRQIRMGWLSIGWLGMMIALVTFNVLSMLTAMAVTTLLLFLTKLVTPGEARDLIQWNVLLMIACSFGIGTALLNSGVATSIADFLITITYPFGLFATLLMLYLVTNVFTEMMTNSAAAVFMFPVVMEVARTLEVELMPLAITVAIAASASFMTPIGYQTNLIVYGAGGYRFHDFLKVGFPLTIIVMVTTLVLVRFYLMA; encoded by the coding sequence ATGATCGCAATGCTAATCGGTCTTTTCTTTGAACTGGGACGGCCTGAGGTTATCCTCACTTCCGTTCTCGTCTTATTTCTTTTCACAGGCATTATTACGCCGGAGGAAGCGACGGTCGGATTCTCTAATGAAGGAATGCTCACCATCGCCCTTCTTTTCATTATTGCTGGTAGTATTCAGAAAAGCGGAATTGTCGACCGCACGTTTCTGCGTCTCCTAAAAGGGTCGTATTCACCAAAGAAACGATTAGCCAAATTGCTCTTTCCTATTTCGATGATTTCCGCATTCGTGAACAATACGCCGATCGTCATCGCTTCCACGCCAATGGTGAAAAAATGGTGTATGGAAAACGGTGTTTCGCCTTCTAAATTTCTCATTCCGCTTTCTTACGCTACCATTCTCGGCGGCACGATTACGCTAATCGGGACATCAACCAATTTGGTTGTTCACGGTCTTCTTGTTGAAAACGGCTATGCTGGCTTTTCTTTTTTTCAGCTTAGCGCTATTGGCATTCCAATCACATTACTCGGACTCTTGTATTTGGTTCTATTTAGTCATCATCTGCTTCCAGGGCGCCGTATTTCTAATCTCTCTGAGCCAGTGCTTAAGGAATACACCGGTGAAGCACTCATAACTGTCCAATTCCCTTATTTAAATCTTACGGTGAAGGAAGCGCAGTTAAGGAGCTTGAAAGGATTATTTCTCGTCAGTATTTTACGAAACGAACATGCGATAGCGCCCGTGTCAGGCAACACGATTTTAAAGGAAGGTGACCGCCTGGTGTTTAGCGGTGATATTTCAACAATCACCGATATTCAGCGGATGAAAGGGCTGGAACTTCAGGAAAGCACAGGTTCCTCTTTTCCAGATCATCATCGGCTGGTAGAAGGAATCGTCACCCATCATTCTTCCCACCTTTTTAAAAAGGTGAAAGACACCAATTTTAGAAGCCTCCATCAAGCCGCGGTGATTGCTGTTCATCGACACAACCAGCGTTTGCAAACGAAAATCGGTGATATTGTGTTAAAGCCTGGTGACGTGCTGTTAATGGTGACTGGAGAACAGTTTGATAAGAGAAACGATTTCTACGCCATTACACCAATCGATCATAAGCTTGTGTCCAATCGACAAATTCGAATGGGCTGGCTGTCGATCGGATGGCTCGGAATGATGATTGCCCTCGTCACGTTCAACGTTCTCTCAATGCTTACCGCGATGGCTGTGACCACACTGCTACTCTTTTTAACAAAGCTTGTGACACCTGGCGAAGCGCGGGACCTCATTCAATGGAACGTTCTCTTGATGATCGCTTGTTCTTTCGGGATTGGAACTGCGCTATTAAATTCAGGCGTGGCTACATCAATAGCTGATTTCTTAATTACGATCACCTACCCTTTTGGTCTTTTTGCCACGCTTCTCATGCTCTATTTAGTAACGAATGTCTTTACCGAAATGATGACAAATAGCGCCGCAGCCGTCTTTATGTTTCCGGTTGTGATGGAAGTGGCACGGACGCTTGAAGTTGAACTCATGCCACTCGCTATCACTGTTGCGATCGCTGCCTCCGCAAGCTTCATGACGCCAATTGGCTACCAAACAAATTTAATTGTTTATGGCGCAGGTGGTTATCGGTTCCACGACTTTTTAAAAGTTGGATTCCCTTTAACCATCATTGTGATGGTGACCACATTAGTCCTTGTTCGATTTTATTTAATGGCTTAA
- the cysC gene encoding adenylyl-sulfate kinase produces MMKEKHITWHEGSVTKQDREKMKEHKGAVLWFTGLSGSGKSTIAVELENVLHVSGVHTYRLDGDNVRHGLNRDLSFSDDDRVENIRRIGEVSRLFVDAGLMTLTAFISPFQKDRDMVRSLFDDGEFIEIFVKASLEACEKRDPKGLYTKVRRGEIHQFTGIDSPYEPPTTAHIVLDTEKLTVDEAVQSIVAYLQKHEYLKG; encoded by the coding sequence TTGATGAAAGAAAAACATATTACCTGGCACGAAGGAAGTGTGACGAAGCAGGATCGCGAAAAAATGAAGGAGCATAAAGGCGCCGTTCTCTGGTTTACAGGGTTATCCGGTTCCGGTAAATCAACGATAGCGGTTGAGCTTGAGAACGTTTTACACGTATCAGGTGTCCATACGTATCGGCTTGATGGCGATAATGTGCGGCATGGGTTAAACCGGGATCTTAGCTTCAGTGATGATGACCGGGTCGAGAACATCCGGAGAATTGGTGAAGTGTCTCGGCTATTTGTTGATGCTGGACTGATGACCCTAACAGCCTTCATTTCTCCTTTTCAGAAAGACCGCGACATGGTTCGTTCTCTATTCGATGATGGGGAATTCATTGAAATTTTTGTAAAGGCAAGTCTTGAAGCATGTGAAAAGCGAGATCCAAAGGGTTTATATACAAAGGTCCGCCGAGGAGAGATTCATCAGTTTACCGGCATCGACTCTCCATATGAACCTCCTACTACTGCTCATATCGTTCTTGATACAGAAAAACTTACAGTAGATGAAGCTGTCCAGTCGATTGTGGCGTATTTGCAGAAGCATGAGTATTTGAAAGGTTAA
- a CDS encoding sulfotransferase domain-containing protein: MGLYGHYHYQTDEKLNPIKNLTPHSFANGHLHYSVEWETFFKELNMKQVFVLRDPRDLLISYAHFIPKTQIDHLYPTFTQEGFTHRDRIKFLIEGGPLLEDGKPDHPGIREWYQSFSGWLNRPNVHAIRFEDMIASAQMKWNTTGELLDFLSDGVDNPLHRGDWITAMISNIRPEASVTFRKGKSGGWKDEMDDELKALFQARAGDLLEELGYE; encoded by the coding sequence ATTGGGTTATACGGACATTACCATTATCAGACTGATGAAAAACTAAATCCAATTAAAAATCTTACACCACATTCTTTTGCAAATGGGCACCTTCATTACTCAGTGGAATGGGAGACATTCTTCAAAGAACTCAATATGAAACAGGTCTTTGTATTGCGCGATCCGCGAGATTTATTGATTTCTTATGCTCACTTCATTCCTAAAACGCAAATAGACCACCTTTATCCTACTTTTACACAAGAAGGGTTCACACATCGTGATCGTATCAAGTTTCTGATAGAAGGAGGGCCACTTTTAGAGGATGGAAAGCCAGATCACCCAGGCATTCGAGAGTGGTATCAAAGCTTTTCAGGTTGGTTAAACCGTCCAAACGTGCACGCCATTCGCTTCGAAGATATGATTGCTTCTGCACAAATGAAGTGGAATACCACTGGAGAATTGCTTGATTTCCTATCTGATGGAGTCGACAATCCACTTCATCGAGGAGACTGGATTACCGCAATGATTTCGAACATCCGACCAGAAGCCTCCGTTACATTCCGCAAAGGAAAAAGCGGTGGATGGAAAGATGAGATGGATGATGAACTCAAAGCACTGTTTCAAGCGCGAGCTGGAGATTTACTTGAAGAATTAGGGTATGAGTAG
- the gvpJ gene encoding gas vesicle protein GvpJ, whose translation MSIQKSADSSSLAEVIDRILDKGIVIDAFARVSLVGIEILTIEARVVIASVDTWLRYAEAVGLLRDEVQEEGLAKQSNDRAPQFSV comes from the coding sequence ATGAGTATTCAAAAAAGCGCCGATAGCTCGAGTCTTGCGGAAGTGATTGACCGTATTCTCGATAAAGGGATTGTGATTGATGCATTTGCGAGAGTTTCTCTTGTTGGGATTGAAATTCTAACGATTGAAGCTCGCGTCGTGATTGCAAGTGTGGATACATGGCTTCGTTACGCAGAAGCCGTCGGATTACTTCGAGATGAGGTACAAGAAGAAGGTCTGGCGAAGCAAAGTAACGATCGCGCACCACAGTTTAGTGTTTAG
- the gvpT gene encoding GvpT/GvpP family gas vesicle accessory protein encodes MSENDVNHTSGKILSQPENGENAKQESSERPSMNYAIIGGVVGAGVGLLSNPGTGKKVVESLGKSEAVRNAGKELRRSAQEFITEQAMITLRQTATGYMSKYEGRLLSPTKKGGGEQQQANEEVAASSSNEEIDEIKEENKQLNDRLDRIENMLSSLVDSK; translated from the coding sequence ATGAGTGAAAACGATGTGAATCATACAAGCGGAAAAATCTTATCGCAGCCGGAAAACGGTGAGAACGCGAAACAAGAATCGAGTGAACGCCCATCAATGAACTACGCCATCATTGGTGGTGTTGTTGGCGCCGGGGTTGGCTTACTCTCAAATCCTGGAACAGGCAAAAAAGTCGTTGAAAGCCTCGGCAAATCCGAAGCGGTAAGAAATGCCGGTAAGGAACTAAGAAGATCGGCACAAGAATTCATAACAGAACAAGCGATGATTACGTTAAGGCAAACGGCGACTGGCTACATGAGTAAATATGAAGGGCGTCTCCTTTCACCAACGAAAAAGGGTGGTGGAGAACAGCAACAAGCGAATGAGGAAGTTGCGGCTTCATCCTCTAATGAAGAAATCGATGAAATTAAAGAAGAAAACAAGCAGTTAAACGATCGGTTAGACCGAATCGAAAACATGCTTTCTAGCTTAGTAGATTCAAAATAA